A part of Aegilops tauschii subsp. strangulata cultivar AL8/78 chromosome 2, Aet v6.0, whole genome shotgun sequence genomic DNA contains:
- the LOC109775865 gene encoding aluminum-activated malate transporter 10 — protein sequence MEMAPATRDGKNGGVPEWRVTVPEGASVTVEHESCRAARAWAWMVSCVVVLGDKVSGFAKRIWKIGADDPRRAVHGLKVGLALALVSVFYYTRPLYDGVGGAAMWAIMTVVVIFEYTVGGCVYKGFNRAAATVSAGAIALGVHWIAANAGHEFEPFIRSGSVFLLASMATFSRFIPTVKARFDYGVTIFILTYSLVAVSGYRVEALLAMAQQRVCTIGIGVFMCLSVCVLICPVWAGQELHRLTVRNMGKLAGAVEACVEDYFAEQADGKQQPPSAGADGYKCVLNSKASEDSQANLARWEPAHGRFGFRHPYEQYKNVGAAMRHCAYCVEALSGCVRSEIQAPEHVKRHLADGCTTVAARCARVLGEAESSVSAMTTSWSLEFAVADMNTAAQELQSDLRELPSKLAEESPATVIDAVQLFTVTSLLIEVSTRVEGVVDAVDTLASLAGFRSADAKPEASETETKVINPDSDEEAH from the exons ATGGAGATGGCCCCGGCGACGAGGGATGGAAAGAATGGCGGCGTGCCGGAATGGCGGGTGACGGTGCCGGAGGGCGCGTCGGTGACGGTGGAGCACGAGTCCTGCCGGGCCGCGCGGGCATGGGCGTGGATGGTTTCTTGCGTGGTCGTGCTCGGGGACAAGGTGTCCGGCTTCGCCAAGCGGATATGGAAGATCGGCGCCGACGATCCCCGGCGGGCGGTGCACGGCCTCAAGGTGGGCCTCGCGCTCGCGCTGGTCTCGGTGTTCTACTACACCAGGCCCCTGTACGACGGCGTTGGCGGCGCCGCCATGTGGGCAATCATGACGGTCGTCGTGATCTTCGAGTACACCGTTG GTGGCTGTGTGTACAAGGGGTTCAACCGAGCCGCCGCGACGGTCAGCGCCGGCGCGATCGCGCTCGGCGTCCACTGGATCGCGGCCAACGCCGGTCACGAGTTCGAGCCGTTCATCCGCAGCGGCTCCGTTTTCCTGCTCG CTTCCATGGCGACGTTCTCGCGGTTCATACCCACGGTGAAGGCGCGGTTCGACTACGGCGTGACCATCTTCATCCTGACGTACAGCCTGGTGGCCGTGTCGGGGTACCGCGTGGAGGCGCTCCTGGCGATGGCGCAGCAGCGGGTGTGCACCATCGGCATCGGCGTCTTCATGTGCCTCTCCGTCTGCGTGCTCATCTGCCCCGTGTGGGCGGGGCAGGAGCTGCACCGCCTCACCGTGCGCAACATGGGTAAGCTCGCCGGCGCCGTGGAGGCCTGCGTGGAGGACTACTTCGCGGAGCAGGCGGACGGCAAGCAGCAGCCGCCGTCCGCCGGGGCGGACGGGTACAAGTGCGTGCTCAACTCCAAGGCGTCCGAGGACTCGCAGGCCAACCTGGCGCGGTGGGAGCCCGCGCACGGCAggttcggcttccgccacccgtACGAGCAGTACAAGAACGTCGGCGCGGCCATGCGGCACTGCGCCTACTGCGTGGAGGCACTCAGCGGGTGCGTCCGCTCAGAGATCCAGGCGCCCGAGCACGTCAAGCGGCACCTCGCCGACGGTTGCACGACGGTGGCGGCGCGGTGCGCGCGGGTGCTCGGTGAGGCCGAGAGCTCCGTGAGCGCAATGACTACGTCGTGGAGCCTGGAGTTCGCCGTGGCCGATATGAACACCGCCGCGCAGGAGCTCCAGAGCGACCTCAGGGAGCTCCCGTCCAAGCTGGCCGAGGAGTCGCCGGCGACGGTGATCGACGCCGTGCAGCTCTTCACGGTCACTTCGCTGCTGATAgaggtgtccacgagggtggagggcgtcgtggacgcggtcgacacgctcgccaGCCTCGCCGGCTTCAGATCAGCGGACGCGAAACCTGAAGCTTCAGAAACCGAAACCAAAGTGATCAATCCAGACTCGGACGAGGAAGCACATTGA